Sequence from the Muntiacus reevesi chromosome 9, mMunRee1.1, whole genome shotgun sequence genome:
ATAGGAGCAATGAtggtataaaagagagaaaatattttgtccTCAGGGAAAGTGGTAGGGGGTCTGAGGTAGGCAAAGATTGAAGGACCAAAAAATAAGGTAACCACAGTGATGTGAGACCCACAGGTAGAGAGGGCTTTGCGCCTTCCTTCAGCTGAGTGGTTTCTTAAGTTGAATAATATAATGACATAGGACCCAAACAAGAGAACAAAGGTTACTAAGGCAACCATACCCGAATTGGCAACCACAAGGACACCAGTGATGTAGGTATCAGTACAGGCAACtttcaacaaaggaaaaatgtcACAATAGTAGTGGTCAAtttcattggggccacagaagggcaaaCTGACTATCATAGAGAACTGAGAAAAGGCATGGACGGCCCCACCAGCCCAAGCAGCCACGATGAGGAGGTTGCACCTTGTCCTGTTCATGATAATCGTGTAGTggagaggcttgcagatggcaacACAGCGGTCAAAGGCCATGACTGTAAGGACGAAGACCTCGATGATGCCAAAAAAGTGCATGGTGAAGACCTGCAGCATGCAGTTGCCGTAAGAGATGgttttccttcccaggagcagg
This genomic interval carries:
- the LOC136174016 gene encoding olfactory receptor 4P4-like, with translation MENQRNVSEFIFVGLSSDQNIQMFCSVFFLFCYVALLVGNLLILVSIRCSVLFHQPMYYFLSHLSSMDICYTSSVTPTLLSDLLLGRKTISYGNCMLQVFTMHFFGIIEVFVLTVMAFDRCVAICKPLHYTIIMNRTRCNLLIVAAWAGGAVHAFSQFSMIVSLPFCGPNEIDHYYCDIFPLLKVACTDTYITGVLVVANSGMVALVTFVLLFGSYVIILFNLRNHSAEGRRKALSTCGSHITVVTLFFGPSIFAYLRPPTTFPEDKIFSLFYTIIAPMFNPLIYTLRNTEMKKAMRRVWYQKMFSDEKHN